A single region of the Plutella xylostella chromosome 7, ilPluXylo3.1, whole genome shotgun sequence genome encodes:
- the LOC105387619 gene encoding uncharacterized protein LOC105387619, whose product MPVLESCWSPCIWSSDVKSGSKAVAMYTIALSVVLITFISYQMAGGDSTQIWNPLFEADVRVSLQVFGSIFIIILLLLAIFSVLMVIGLNIWMRGFILPWLMTFGLIIVFQLIFGLWLIGGYYIYLEATFAAFLDFLWMAYNVYCWLCVFSQYQIILEMQSPNIEILIDY is encoded by the exons ATGCCGGTTCTTGAGTCATGTTGGTCACCATGCATCTGGTCTTCGGACGTGAAGTCTGGCAGCAAGGCGGTGGCCATGTACACCATCGCGCTCAGCGTCGTGCTGATCACCTTCATCTCGTACCAGATGGCTGGTGGAGACTCCACTCAGATCTGGAACCCGCTGTTTGAAGCTGATGTGAGAGttt CTCTACAAGTTTTTGGATCAatcttcattattattttgttacttCTGGCAATATTCTCTGTCTTGATG GTGATAGGCCTTAACATCTGGATGAGAGGGTTCATATTGCCGTGGCTGATGACATTTGGACTCATTATTGTTTTCCAATTGATATTTGGACTGTGGCTCATTGGGGGCTATTACATTTAC ctGGAGGCGACCTTCGCAGCATTTCTGGACTTCCTGTGGATGGCATATAac GTGTACTGCTGGCTTTGTGTCTTCTCGCAGTATCAGATCATCCTCGAGATGCAGTCACcgaatattgaaatattaatCGATTACTAA